The proteins below come from a single Thermogemmatispora onikobensis genomic window:
- the thrS gene encoding threonine--tRNA ligase yields the protein MPAESVEAEIQETVNYTPLQRMRHSAAHVMAEAIQEMFPEARFAIGPAIEDGFYYDFELPRPLTPEDFPEIERRMRRIIEAKYPFIHERWPREKALEYFRNKGQVYKVEIIENLPDEEVGIYKQGNFLDLCRGPHVEHTGQIGPFKLMRVAGAYWRGDEHRPMLQRLYGTAWFTQEELDQYLWRLEEAQKRDHRKLGRELKLFLMSEDVPAGVPLFLPHGEMLRHLMESYVRETQERYGYQHVWTGHLGKTRLYKISKHWYTYRENLFPVMRDEEEQSEDDAYVLKPMNCPHHILLYKSQLHSYRELPIRYAEFATLYRYEKPGVLTGLARVRSLTQDDAHVFLRPDQIQEEFDRAVNLTLEVFNTYGLNDYWIRLSLRDPQKKEDYVGSDEVWELAESSLRAALEHHGIEYREGIGEAAFYGPKMDFMVRDALGREWQCSTIQLDFVQPENFELEYIGEDGQPHRPVIIHRAVTGSTERFMAMLIEHFAGAFPVWLSPVQAVVIPIADRHLEYAQKVLAALKNASVRAELDARNERMNAKIRDAQLQKIPYMLVVGDKETASESVAVRLRTNENRGTQPLADFVAHITEIIRTRSRDL from the coding sequence ATGCCAGCAGAATCTGTCGAAGCTGAAATTCAAGAAACGGTCAATTATACGCCGCTCCAGCGTATGCGCCATTCCGCGGCCCACGTCATGGCCGAGGCCATTCAGGAGATGTTTCCCGAAGCCCGCTTCGCCATCGGGCCGGCCATCGAAGATGGTTTCTATTATGATTTTGAGCTGCCGCGCCCGCTCACGCCCGAGGACTTTCCCGAGATCGAGCGCCGTATGCGGCGCATCATCGAGGCCAAGTATCCTTTCATTCATGAGCGCTGGCCGCGCGAGAAGGCCCTGGAGTACTTCCGCAACAAAGGCCAGGTCTATAAGGTCGAGATTATCGAGAACCTGCCCGACGAGGAGGTCGGCATCTATAAGCAGGGCAATTTTCTCGACCTCTGTCGCGGCCCCCATGTGGAGCATACGGGCCAGATCGGCCCTTTCAAGCTGATGCGGGTCGCTGGCGCTTATTGGCGGGGCGATGAGCATCGCCCCATGTTGCAGCGCCTCTATGGAACGGCCTGGTTCACGCAGGAAGAACTCGACCAGTACCTCTGGCGCCTCGAAGAAGCTCAGAAGCGTGATCATCGCAAGCTGGGCCGCGAGCTGAAGCTCTTCCTGATGAGCGAGGATGTCCCCGCCGGGGTGCCGCTCTTCTTACCCCACGGCGAGATGCTGCGCCACCTGATGGAGTCCTATGTGCGCGAGACGCAGGAACGCTACGGCTACCAGCACGTCTGGACGGGTCATCTCGGGAAAACGAGGCTCTATAAGATTTCCAAGCACTGGTATACGTATCGAGAAAACCTCTTTCCAGTGATGCGCGACGAGGAAGAGCAGTCAGAGGATGATGCCTATGTCCTGAAGCCGATGAACTGCCCTCATCATATCCTGCTCTACAAGTCGCAGCTGCACAGCTACCGCGAGCTGCCGATCCGCTACGCCGAGTTTGCTACGCTTTACCGCTATGAGAAGCCCGGCGTGCTGACGGGCCTGGCACGTGTGCGCAGCTTGACACAGGACGACGCCCATGTCTTTCTGCGCCCTGACCAGATTCAGGAGGAGTTCGATCGCGCTGTCAATCTGACGCTAGAGGTCTTCAATACGTACGGCCTCAACGACTACTGGATTCGCCTCTCTCTGCGCGATCCGCAGAAGAAGGAGGACTATGTGGGCAGTGATGAGGTCTGGGAGCTGGCCGAAAGCTCATTGCGGGCTGCGCTGGAGCACCACGGCATCGAGTACCGCGAGGGCATCGGTGAAGCGGCGTTCTATGGGCCAAAGATGGACTTTATGGTGCGCGATGCCCTGGGGCGCGAGTGGCAGTGCTCAACGATCCAGCTGGATTTTGTGCAGCCGGAAAACTTCGAGCTGGAGTATATCGGCGAGGACGGCCAGCCTCACCGCCCAGTGATCATTCATCGCGCGGTGACAGGCTCGACGGAGCGCTTTATGGCTATGCTCATTGAGCATTTTGCCGGCGCTTTCCCAGTCTGGCTCTCTCCCGTGCAGGCTGTGGTGATTCCAATCGCCGACCGCCATCTGGAGTACGCTCAGAAGGTCCTGGCTGCGCTAAAGAACGCCAGCGTGCGCGCCGAGCTGGATGCCCGCAACGAGCGCATGAACGCCAAGATCCGCGATGCTCAGTTGCAGAAAATTCCGTATATGCTGGTGGTCGGCGATAAGGAGACGGCCAGCGAGAGTGTGGCGGTGCGCCTGCGGACGAATGAAAACCGCGGCACGCAGCCACTGGCGGACTTTGTGGCCCATATTACGGAGATTATTCGCACGCGCAGCCGTGATCTCTAG
- a CDS encoding GrpB family protein, with protein MSRRVVLVDYDPQWPQEYTAERQRLLEAIGPWLVAIEHIGSTSVPGLAAKPIIDIMAAVDQLSHATSCIEPLRALGYEYLPEVEHFIPERCYFRKLRGEEHTHHLHMVEYNSPFWQRHLLFRDYLRTHPATAQEYARLKRALAARFPNDAAAYTEAKTAFIRGIEARAALWSAQGRPAPAAAEQDEL; from the coding sequence ATGAGCCGCCGCGTTGTACTGGTTGACTACGATCCGCAGTGGCCGCAGGAGTACACCGCCGAGCGCCAACGGCTGCTTGAGGCCATCGGCCCCTGGCTGGTGGCTATCGAGCATATCGGCAGTACCTCGGTACCCGGTCTGGCCGCCAAGCCCATTATCGATATTATGGCCGCAGTCGACCAGCTCTCGCATGCCACTTCCTGTATCGAGCCGCTGCGTGCTCTCGGCTATGAGTACCTGCCAGAGGTTGAGCACTTTATCCCCGAGCGATGCTACTTTCGCAAGCTCCGCGGTGAGGAACATACCCACCATCTGCACATGGTGGAGTACAACAGTCCTTTCTGGCAGCGTCACCTGCTCTTCCGCGATTATCTGCGCACCCATCCGGCTACAGCCCAGGAGTACGCGCGCCTGAAGCGGGCGCTGGCGGCACGTTTCCCCAACGACGCCGCAGCTTATACCGAGGCAAAAACCGCTTTCATCAGGGGTATCGAAGCCCGGGCCGCTCTCTGGTCGGCTCAGGGACGGCCAGCGCCAGCCGCTGCTGAGCAAGATGAGCTGTAA